A single window of Gemmatimonadales bacterium DNA harbors:
- the gatA gene encoding Asp-tRNA(Asn)/Glu-tRNA(Gln) amidotransferase subunit GatA, giving the protein MSFLALAQAAAERLERARGLNAALAGTRADLEAEAVRVAARAPEGVLAGMPVAVKDNIVTAELPTTCASAMLAGYRSPYTATVVERLRDAGGVVACKTNMDEFAMGSSSEYSAFGRVHHPLDPALVPGGSSGGSAALVAAGVVPAALGSETGGSVRQPAAFCGIVGVKPTYGRVSRFGLVAFGSSLDCVSVFGRDVDAAARVLAAIAGPDAQDATTVAAPPLTLERPRDDLRGLRFGLPREYLPADLDPGIRAGVDGAVALVRSLGATVVDVSLPSTSYAVPTYYVVAPAEAAANLARYDGVRYGNRKIGAAGDLRALYRATRGQGFGAEVRRRILIGTYVLSAGYYDAYYGRAQAARRRIARDFQNVFESGVDALLTPTTPTPAFAAGSKVDDPVQMYLADVFVCGASLAGLPAMSLPIGTSNGLPIGLQLISPAFDEARMLAMAQVIERHLDAAAEVR; this is encoded by the coding sequence ATGAGCTTCCTGGCGCTGGCGCAGGCAGCTGCGGAGCGACTCGAGCGGGCCAGGGGGCTCAACGCCGCGCTGGCGGGAACCCGTGCCGATCTCGAGGCGGAAGCGGTCCGCGTGGCCGCACGCGCCCCTGAAGGCGTCCTTGCCGGCATGCCAGTGGCCGTCAAAGACAACATCGTGACGGCCGAGTTGCCGACGACCTGCGCGTCGGCAATGCTGGCCGGGTATCGATCGCCCTATACGGCGACAGTGGTCGAGCGGCTTCGTGATGCTGGCGGCGTCGTGGCCTGCAAGACCAACATGGACGAGTTCGCCATGGGGTCGTCGAGCGAGTACTCGGCGTTCGGGCGGGTGCATCATCCGCTCGACCCGGCGCTGGTGCCGGGTGGCAGTTCCGGCGGATCGGCCGCACTGGTCGCCGCCGGCGTGGTACCTGCGGCGCTGGGGTCGGAAACGGGCGGATCGGTTCGGCAGCCTGCTGCGTTCTGCGGTATCGTCGGTGTCAAACCCACCTATGGGCGGGTCAGTCGGTTCGGGCTGGTGGCGTTCGGGTCCTCCCTCGACTGCGTCTCGGTGTTTGGACGAGACGTCGACGCGGCTGCCCGGGTGCTGGCGGCGATTGCCGGGCCCGATGCTCAGGACGCGACGACGGTCGCAGCGCCGCCGCTGACGCTGGAACGCCCGCGCGATGATCTGCGTGGCCTGCGATTCGGTTTGCCGCGCGAGTACCTGCCCGCGGATCTCGATCCCGGTATCCGTGCCGGGGTCGACGGCGCGGTCGCGCTCGTGCGCAGCTTGGGGGCAACCGTCGTTGATGTCTCGCTGCCGAGCACTTCCTACGCAGTACCCACCTACTACGTGGTCGCGCCTGCCGAAGCGGCGGCGAACCTGGCGCGGTACGACGGGGTGCGGTACGGCAACCGGAAGATCGGTGCCGCGGGCGACCTGCGGGCCCTGTACCGAGCGACCCGCGGCCAGGGATTCGGTGCCGAGGTTCGGCGGCGGATCCTGATCGGAACCTACGTCCTGAGCGCCGGGTACTACGATGCCTACTACGGCCGTGCCCAGGCAGCTCGGCGCCGGATCGCGCGGGATTTTCAGAATGTCTTCGAGTCTGGCGTCGACGCCCTGCTGACGCCGACGACGCCGACGCCCGCCTTTGCGGCCGGATCCAAGGTCGATGATCCGGTGCAGATGTATCTCGCCGACGTCTTCGTCTGCGGAGCGAGCCTTGCCGGGCTCCCGGCCATGAGTCTGCCGATCGGTACCAGCAACGGCCTTCCCATTGGCCTGCAGTTGATCAGCCCCGCGTTCGACGAGGCGCGGATGCTGGCGATGGCGCAGGTCATCGAGCGGCACCTCGATGCCGCGGCGGAGGTGCGCTGA
- a CDS encoding aspartyl/glutamyl-tRNA amidotransferase subunit C, protein MSISRQDVLRVARLAELDVPDAAVEHLAAQLAEIVDYVGQLAPVSDEGTSLPVGPEQTALRRDVVASVPLVHGIESIAPAMVDGFFVVPRLAAMDD, encoded by the coding sequence ATGAGCATCTCACGCCAGGATGTCCTGCGGGTCGCTCGGCTGGCGGAGCTCGACGTTCCGGACGCGGCCGTCGAGCATCTGGCCGCGCAGCTGGCAGAAATCGTCGACTATGTCGGACAGCTCGCCCCGGTCAGTGACGAGGGGACCTCGCTGCCCGTCGGTCCCGAGCAGACCGCGCTCCGACGGGACGTCGTTGCATCGGTTCCGTTGGTTCACGGCATCGAGTCCATCGCCCCTGCGATGGTCGACGGCTTCTTCGTGGTGCCCCGTTTGGCCGCGATGGACGACTGA